A single genomic interval of Primulina huaijiensis isolate GDHJ02 chromosome 7, ASM1229523v2, whole genome shotgun sequence harbors:
- the LOC140981613 gene encoding uncharacterized protein — translation MPPKRKTIEGDDRTPPINKTVKVVDEFSRLLKEQAKVHGEQIQQLLSMHTSTQGHGRGRVQCTTESSEDGAYDRFRSTNPPEFIGGADPLVALEWVKSLEAIFDYLKFMDQDKVSCAVFMLVKAARIWWEATKVTVNVHELKWDEFKELFYAKFFSREVKAKKVKEFLELMQDALSVTEYTLKFEKGCVFVPFIAENDKDKGEHFFRGLKPKIRRDVHMSKVVTYQDIVERALLAEHDEQEIEKERQLRRQAFQDRGQGANANVKGKMEQRSKPPVPSSDTGRPVCPKCGKPHKGECLVGSGRCFRC, via the coding sequence ATGCCTCCCAAGCGAAAGACTATTGAAGGGGATGATAGGACCCCTCCCATTAATAAGACGGTAAAAGTTGTAGATGAATTTAGTAGGTTATTGAAAGAACAAGCGAAGGTTCATGGTGAGCAAATCCAGCAGTTACTGAGCATGCATACCTCGACTCAGGGTCATGGTCGTGGAAGAGTACAATGCACAACGGAAAGTTCTGAAGATGGTGCATATGATCGTTTCAGAAGTACGAACCCTCCAGAGTTTATAGGTGGTGCCGATCCACTCGtagctcttgaatgggtcaAATCATTGGAGGCTATATTTGATTACTTGAAGTTCATGGATCAAGACAAGGTTAGTTGTGCTGTCtttatgttagtcaaagctgctcgcATCTGGTGGGAAGCTACGAAAGTGACTGTCAATGTTCACGAGTTAAAATGGGATGAGTTCAAAGAGTTATTTTACGCCAAATTCTTTTCACGTGAAGTAAAAGCCAAGAAGGTGAAGGAATTTCTGGAATTGATGCAGGATGCTTTGTCTGTTACTGAATATACGTTGAAGTTTGAGAAAGGATGTGTTTTTGTTCCTTTTATTGCTGAGaatgataaagataaaggaGAACACTTCTTTCGTGGGTTGAAGCCAAAAATTCGAAGGGATGTTCATATGTCCAAGGTAGTCACGTATCAAGATATCGTGGAGCGAGCTTTGCTTGCGGAACATGATGAGCAAGAAATTGAGAAAGAGAGACAATTAAGAAGGCAAGCTTTCCAGGATAGAGGACAAGGTGCAAATGCAAATGTTAAGGGTAAGATGGAGCAGCGCTCTAAACCTCCTGTGCCTTCTTCTGATACTGGACGACCGGTATGTCCTAAGTGTGGAAAGCCACacaagggtgagtgtttggtgGGTAGTGGAAGATGTTTTAGATGCTAG
- the LOC140980148 gene encoding uncharacterized protein, with the protein MKTLKEYVKNRARPDGCIAECYLAEERIRFCSAYIEKAAGISIRSNRNQDLENGLVEGRPISQGKEKMLDDHVLQAAHRYVLFNTAEVELYLQMHIEELKQTDRRFLINETLLQKRHMETFAQWLSKHVCDNSSDRIQWLAHGPRKHVISYMGYIINGYRFHTIDVERSTQDSGVSIEADTVCQSSATDYSHTIGRVLYYGVIRNIVLLDYYSFKVPVFRCDWANHETGIKMEDGFTLVNLHQGLRTFEGDPFILASQAKQVFYSRDNDESNWYVLLKAPPRGMHNMNLLQEEAYTSSTPLDVSTLEINITEKEPYARNEREGIDVTDP; encoded by the exons atgaaaacactTAAAGAGTATGTGAAGAACCGAGCAAGGCCAGATGGTTGCATAGCTGAGTGTTACCTTGCAGAAGAACGAATACGATTTTGTAGTGCCTATATAGAAAAAGCGGCTGGTATCAGTATCCGTTCTAATCGGAATCAGGATTTGGAGAATGGATTAGTGGAAGGTCGCCCAATTTctcaaggaaaagaaaaaatgttaGATGACCATGTGTTGCAAGCTGCACATCGATATGTGTTGTTCAATACTGCTGAAGTTGAGCTTTACTTACA gATGCACATTGAGGAGCTGAAACAAACAGATCGTCGTTTCTTAATTAATGAAACATTATTACAGAAGCGACATATGGAAACATTTGCTCAATGGTTATCAAAACATGTTTGTGATAACTCATCAGACAGAATTCAATGGCTAGCACATGGTCCAAGAAAACATGTCATATCTTATATGGGTTATATTATAAATGGATATCGATTCCACACAATTGATGTTGAAAGGTCGACACAAGATAGTGGTGTTTCGATTGAAGCAGATACTGTTTGTCAGTCTAGTGCGACTGATTATTCACATACTATTGGAAGAGTATTATACTATGGAGTTATACGaaatattgttttactagaCTACTATTCTTTCAAAGTTCCTGTTTTTAGGTGTGATTGGGCAAATCATGAAACTGGAATCAAAATGGAAGATGGTTTTACATTGGTCAACTTACACCAAGGTCTAAGAACTTTTGAAGGCGATCCTTTCATTTTAGCATCACAAGCAAAACAAGTATTCTATTCTAGAGACAATGACGAATCAAACTGGTATGTGTTGTTGAAAGCGCCGCCTCGGGGTATGCATAACATGAATTTGCTTCAAGAGGAAGCCTATACATCATCCACACCTCTTGATGTGTCCACACTTGAGATTAACATCACTGAGAAAGAACCGTATGCGAGAAATGAGCGTGAGGGAATTGACGTGACTGATCCGTGA
- the LOC140980147 gene encoding uncharacterized protein, whose translation MDKEWIHLPSRLLPEYEEGVKKFLAQAKDYAKTRDVILCPCIRCKNKKYMTFDKVYEHLIFKGFDPSYTIWFFHGETDTSPFEGEGSLGGVQEADDESREAFHLYRDAFVSDEQVGHTTSDARDYEFTNLLEDAETPLFPGCTTYTKLSASVTLYNYKSTNGHTDSSFNELLKILGDMLPEKTTLPQSVYSMKKLLKPFDLGYEKIHACPNDCCLFRKELKELDSCPKCGSSRWKVDKVTFKVRQGVPEKVLRYFPVIPRFKRMFKSEEMAEDLIWHSNHKSQDHMMRHLVDSVAWDTINHKWPAFASDPRNLRLGLATDGFNPFGDLSSRYSCWPVILVNYNLPPLKCMSKENLMLTLLIPGPKQPGNDIDVYLEPLVEDLKEVWDIGVEAFDAFSKSMFN comes from the coding sequence ATGGATAAAGAATGGATTCATTTGCCTTCAAGACTTCTACCCGAGTATGAAGAAGGGGTTAAAAAATTTCTTGCACAAGCCAAGGACTACGCCAAAACACGTGACGTAATATTATGTCCTTGCATACGTTGTAAAAATAAGAAGTATATGACATTTGACAAAGTGTATGAGCACTTAATATTCAAGGGGTTCGATCCTTCTTACACGATTTGGTTCTTCCATGGTGAAACTGATACCTCACCATTTGAAGGTGAAGGTAGTTTAGGAGGAGTTCAAGAAGCGGATGATGAAAGTAGAGAGGCATTTCACTTATATAGGGATGCATTTGTCTCAGATGAACAGGTTGGACACACTACGTCTGACGCAAGAGATTATGAGTTTACTAATTTATTAGAAGATGCAGAAACTCCTCTCTTCCCCGGATGTACGACTTATACAAAGTTGTCAGCATCTGTCACATTATACAATTACAAGTCTACCAATGGTCACACTGATAGTAGTTTCAATGAGCTCCTAAAGATCTTAGGTGACATGCTTCCAGAAAAAACCACACTTCCACAAAGTGTTTACTCGATGAAAAAGTTGTTGAAACCATTTGATTTAGGATATGAGAAGATTCATGCTTGCCCAAACGATTGTTGTCTATTTAGAAAGGAGCTCAAAGAATTAGACTCATGTCCAAAGTGTGGTTCCTCAAGATGGAAGGTGGACAAAGTTACCTTCAAAGTTCGTCAAGGAGTTCCTGAAAAGGTGTTAAGGTATTTTCCTGTGATACCAAGGTTTAAAAGGATGTTTAAATCAGAAGAAATGGCTGAAGATTTGATTTGGCACTCCAATCACAAAAGTCAAGATCATATGATGCGTCATCTAGTAGATTCAGTAGCTTGGGATACAATAAATCACAAGTGGCCTGCATTTGCATCAGATCCTAGAAATCTTCGTCTTGGTCTTGCAACAGATGGATTCAACCCTTTTGGTGACCTTAGTTCCAGATATAGTTGTTGGCCCGTTATCTTGGTCAATTACAATCTTCCTCCATTGAAGTGCATGTCGAAGGAAAATCTTATGTTAACATTACTAATACCAGGTCCAAAGCAACCGGGAAATGATATAGATGTGTACTTGGAACCTCTTGTGGAAGATTTGAAGGAGGTGTGGGACATAGGTGTGGAGGCATTTGATGCATTTAGCAAGTCAATGTTCAACTAA